In a genomic window of Maricaulis maris MCS10:
- a CDS encoding phosphoenolpyruvate carboxykinase, giving the protein MSKSERLDGGLEALGIQAGTVNLNWNEPRLYQEAVQRGEAEVAEGGALVVKTGAHTGRSAKDKFTVRDSETEDQVWWDNNAAISPEHFDALWTDFQAHMAGKELFVQQLFGGADLDHRLPVRVVNELAWHSLFIRHLLRVPAAEEYAGFAAEFTIINLPSFKADPARHGCRSETVIGVDFARRIVLIGGTSYAGETKKSVFTILNYLLPAKGVMPMHCSVNSNPNGEDATIFFGLSGTGKTTLSADASRTLVGDDEHGWSPNGLFNFEGGCYAKMIRLSAEAEPEIHATTKMWGTVLENVVMDPQTRVLDLDDDSLAENSRGAYPLSAIPNASETGRCGHPKNVIMLTCDAFGIMPPIAKLTPAQAMYHFLSGYTAKVAGTEKGVTEPSATFSTCFGAPFMPRHPAEYGALLRELIAEHQVDCWLVNTGWTGGAYGTGNRMPIKATRALLNAAMDGSLNSAAFREDPNFGFMVPIAVDGVDASILDPRSTWSDKAAYDDRAAKLATMFIENFKTFEAHVAPYVRAAAPKVRELTAAE; this is encoded by the coding sequence ATGTCCAAGTCAGAACGTCTTGATGGCGGTCTCGAAGCACTGGGAATCCAGGCCGGGACGGTCAATCTCAACTGGAACGAGCCGCGGCTCTACCAGGAAGCGGTACAGCGCGGCGAAGCCGAAGTCGCCGAAGGTGGCGCCCTCGTCGTCAAGACAGGCGCCCATACCGGCCGCTCGGCCAAGGACAAGTTCACCGTCCGCGACAGCGAAACCGAAGACCAGGTGTGGTGGGACAATAATGCCGCCATCTCGCCGGAGCATTTCGACGCGCTGTGGACGGATTTCCAGGCCCACATGGCCGGCAAGGAACTCTTCGTTCAGCAATTATTCGGTGGCGCTGACCTCGATCACCGCCTGCCGGTGCGGGTCGTCAACGAGCTGGCCTGGCACTCGCTCTTCATCCGCCATCTCCTGCGCGTTCCCGCGGCCGAGGAATATGCCGGTTTCGCAGCCGAGTTCACCATCATCAACCTGCCCAGCTTCAAGGCTGACCCGGCCCGTCACGGCTGCCGCTCCGAGACCGTGATCGGTGTCGATTTTGCGCGCCGTATCGTGTTGATCGGCGGGACGTCCTATGCCGGCGAGACCAAGAAGTCGGTCTTTACCATCCTCAACTACCTGCTGCCCGCCAAGGGCGTCATGCCGATGCATTGTTCGGTCAATTCCAACCCGAACGGCGAGGACGCGACGATCTTTTTCGGACTGTCGGGCACCGGCAAGACCACCCTCTCCGCCGATGCCAGCCGCACGCTGGTCGGTGATGACGAGCATGGCTGGTCGCCCAACGGCTTGTTCAATTTCGAGGGCGGTTGCTACGCCAAGATGATCCGCCTGTCGGCCGAAGCCGAACCGGAAATCCATGCCACCACCAAGATGTGGGGCACGGTGCTGGAAAACGTGGTCATGGATCCGCAGACCCGCGTCCTTGATCTCGATGATGACAGCCTGGCCGAGAACAGCCGCGGCGCCTATCCGCTGTCGGCCATTCCCAACGCCTCGGAAACCGGTCGCTGTGGCCATCCGAAAAACGTCATCATGCTGACCTGCGACGCCTTCGGCATCATGCCACCGATCGCCAAGCTGACCCCGGCCCAGGCGATGTACCACTTCCTCTCCGGCTATACCGCCAAGGTCGCCGGCACCGAAAAGGGTGTCACCGAGCCGTCAGCCACCTTCTCGACCTGTTTCGGCGCCCCCTTCATGCCGCGTCATCCGGCCGAATACGGCGCCCTGCTGCGCGAGCTGATCGCCGAGCACCAGGTCGATTGCTGGCTGGTCAATACCGGCTGGACCGGCGGCGCCTACGGTACCGGCAACCGCATGCCGATCAAAGCTACCCGCGCCCTGCTCAACGCTGCCATGGACGGTTCGCTCAACAGCGCTGCCTTCCGCGAAGACCCGAATTTCGGCTTCATGGTGCCGATCGCGGTTGATGGCGTCGATGCCAGCATCCTCGATCCGCGTTCGACCTGGTCGGACAAGGCCGCTTATGATGACCGAGCCGCCAAGCTCGCCACCATGTTCATCGAAAACTTCAAGACCTTCGAAGCGCATGTGGCGCCCTATGTCCGCGCTGCCGCTCCGAAAGTGCGCGAGCTGACTGCGGCTGAGTAA
- a CDS encoding amidase translates to MTGRKTSRRDLLKGGALAVVSVGATGAATARQVSTTGAVVEEAVTPQTLQCAEALFDVRYTDAEREMVVAEIDGWIDRMSRQRAHAKPNTLSPATVFDPRLRSRRYRDQADQVAPSGADAGALPSSPADIAFAPVWKLGQWMRRGVLTSRRLTDIYLDRIAVHGDTLECFVTVTPDLARAQADAADRELAAGQDRGPLHGIPYGMKDIVDVAGVRATWGATPYQDRVAEADATVTTRLREAGAVLLGKTTNGALAYGDRWFGGITRNPWNTQEGSSGSSAGSASATAAGLVAFGIGTETLGSIVSPSNRCGTTGLRPTFGRVSRHGAMALCWSLDKIGPICRSVEDTGLVLAALNGFDAADAGSLDVGLEIDAARPVRGMRVGYSPAWFEAGSDADRAALQAARDAGVELVEVELPDLPYDGLFAVVEAESAAAFEHLTLSGEDDSLVWQAPAAWPNTWRRARFISAVDLINVDRFRREVMEMMDGVMEGLDAMIGPNFANALLVITNYTGHPQLAIKSGYNQLATRTIFGDPASDEGTTHRVPQTTSLWAPLFEEGTLIALGREIERRLNVADDHPPAFHQE, encoded by the coding sequence ATGACAGGACGCAAAACGTCACGGCGGGACTTGCTCAAGGGCGGCGCACTGGCTGTCGTCTCGGTCGGGGCAACGGGCGCTGCCACCGCGCGGCAGGTCAGCACCACCGGCGCAGTCGTGGAGGAGGCCGTCACACCGCAAACGCTGCAATGCGCTGAAGCGCTGTTTGACGTTCGCTACACCGATGCCGAGCGTGAAATGGTCGTCGCCGAGATCGATGGCTGGATTGACCGGATGAGCCGGCAGCGGGCCCATGCCAAACCCAACACGCTTTCGCCTGCCACCGTTTTCGACCCGCGCCTGCGTTCCCGTCGCTATCGTGACCAGGCGGATCAGGTCGCCCCGTCCGGTGCGGATGCCGGCGCGCTGCCATCAAGCCCCGCCGACATCGCTTTCGCGCCTGTCTGGAAGCTGGGCCAGTGGATGCGGCGCGGCGTCCTGACCTCGCGCCGCCTGACCGATATCTATCTCGACCGTATCGCTGTCCATGGCGACACGCTGGAGTGTTTTGTCACGGTGACGCCGGACCTCGCCCGGGCCCAGGCGGATGCCGCCGACCGGGAGCTCGCCGCCGGTCAGGACCGTGGTCCGCTGCACGGTATTCCCTATGGCATGAAGGACATTGTCGATGTGGCCGGCGTGCGCGCGACCTGGGGGGCGACGCCCTATCAGGACCGTGTCGCTGAAGCCGATGCCACGGTGACGACCAGGCTGCGCGAGGCAGGTGCTGTCCTGCTCGGCAAGACCACCAATGGGGCTTTGGCCTATGGTGATCGCTGGTTTGGCGGCATCACCCGCAATCCGTGGAATACGCAAGAGGGCTCGTCCGGCTCAAGCGCCGGTTCGGCCTCAGCGACGGCGGCCGGACTGGTTGCTTTCGGCATCGGTACCGAGACGCTGGGGTCGATCGTGTCGCCGTCCAATCGCTGTGGCACCACCGGTTTGCGCCCGACTTTCGGGCGGGTCTCGCGGCACGGGGCGATGGCGCTTTGCTGGTCGCTCGACAAGATCGGGCCGATCTGCCGCTCGGTCGAGGATACCGGCCTGGTACTGGCGGCGCTGAACGGATTTGACGCCGCTGATGCCGGCTCACTGGATGTCGGGCTGGAGATTGATGCCGCCCGGCCGGTTCGGGGCATGCGGGTCGGCTACAGCCCGGCCTGGTTCGAGGCCGGCAGTGATGCCGACCGGGCGGCCCTGCAGGCGGCCCGGGATGCCGGTGTCGAACTGGTCGAGGTCGAACTGCCCGATCTGCCCTATGACGGCCTGTTCGCGGTCGTCGAAGCGGAATCGGCAGCTGCCTTTGAGCACCTGACCCTGTCCGGCGAGGATGACAGCCTGGTCTGGCAGGCGCCGGCGGCCTGGCCGAATACCTGGCGCCGGGCCCGCTTCATTTCCGCCGTCGATCTGATCAATGTCGACCGCTTCCGGCGCGAGGTGATGGAGATGATGGACGGTGTGATGGAGGGGCTGGATGCGATGATCGGCCCGAACTTCGCCAATGCATTGCTGGTCATCACCAATTATACCGGTCACCCGCAGCTGGCGATCAAGTCCGGCTATAACCAGCTTGCCACCCGGACCATTTTCGGCGATCCGGCGAGCGATGAGGGCACTACCCACCGCGTGCCGCAAACCACCAGCCTGTGGGCGCCCCTTTTTGAAGAAGGCACGCTGATCGCGCTGGGGCGCGAAATCGAACGCCGGCTCAATGTCGCGGATGACCATCCGCCCGCTTTCCACCAGGAGTGA
- a CDS encoding glycosyltransferase: MAGKDRQDRSGPGKSARPADFFRSVDSAPKGISVKRDRSVTDGFLITFLALTILALSAAAWANARWPGSVPTDLIFFTADRFNAVLPIRIFLVIFYISYAAYAHGPVLARLRLGFSFLIKLAGIAAIVDGAAMLSWQQADAVWPVHVQQILVGLSGLAIFPHTVLNQARLPGPCGSPVRRRGRYHEYWLISVAALTSAIGAVVALTLYGGEVEQLRNLALLGGMGPGVFLAQQFFTVQLASLGWMRNTLSRRRSFSPPVAVLIPAHNESHLIGQTIDAIDEAAAHYDGPVRILLMENCSSDDTADVARQAIAKCRCARGEVIESIIPGKAKALNHGLELISEDYVVRIDADTQIDPQSLRLAMRHFANETVGTVGGLPLPLKRTGLLDKFRTIEVLNRHGYFQVALGAFNGILGIPGMFCIYRRDVLMEAGGIVEEMNGEDTDIVLRMTNLGYRAVSDPRVKFRTEVPDSMEFLREQRTRWFRSLYHVTAHNREMLFQGNLITGAVVLPFTLMNGARRAMMAPLAIYGVVLFFMFGGIYDHPHLTTVLAVMFGMPFIMACAVVAFWRRPDLILYMPAYMAFRLLRSYYTLGATLTLVYPGSSKDRRFDPPKPLAVPAEERVGLVEKPPIIAE; the protein is encoded by the coding sequence ATGGCAGGCAAGGATCGTCAGGACAGATCCGGACCGGGCAAATCCGCCCGGCCCGCTGATTTCTTCCGGTCCGTCGACAGCGCGCCGAAGGGTATCAGCGTCAAGCGCGACCGGTCGGTCACCGACGGATTCCTGATCACCTTCCTGGCGCTGACCATTCTCGCCCTGTCGGCCGCGGCCTGGGCCAATGCCCGCTGGCCGGGCAGCGTTCCGACCGACCTCATTTTCTTCACCGCCGACCGCTTCAACGCCGTCCTGCCAATCCGCATCTTCCTGGTGATCTTCTACATCAGCTATGCCGCCTATGCGCACGGCCCGGTGCTGGCGCGGCTGCGGCTCGGCTTCAGCTTCCTGATCAAGCTGGCGGGCATAGCGGCCATAGTCGACGGTGCGGCCATGCTGTCCTGGCAGCAGGCCGACGCAGTCTGGCCGGTCCACGTCCAGCAAATCCTGGTCGGACTGTCCGGACTGGCGATCTTCCCGCACACCGTGCTCAACCAGGCGCGACTGCCGGGCCCGTGCGGGTCACCGGTGCGCCGCCGCGGTCGCTATCACGAATACTGGTTGATCAGCGTGGCTGCGCTGACGTCGGCGATCGGCGCGGTCGTGGCCCTGACACTGTATGGCGGCGAAGTGGAGCAATTGCGCAATCTGGCGCTGTTGGGCGGCATGGGGCCGGGCGTTTTCCTCGCCCAGCAATTCTTCACCGTGCAACTGGCCTCGCTCGGCTGGATGCGCAACACGCTGTCACGGCGCCGGTCCTTCTCGCCGCCAGTGGCCGTCCTGATCCCCGCCCACAATGAATCCCATCTCATCGGCCAGACGATTGACGCCATTGACGAGGCCGCCGCCCATTATGACGGGCCGGTGCGCATCCTGCTGATGGAGAACTGCTCCAGCGACGACACGGCCGACGTGGCCCGTCAGGCAATCGCCAAATGCCGTTGTGCCCGGGGCGAGGTGATCGAGAGCATCATTCCCGGCAAGGCCAAGGCGCTCAATCACGGTCTTGAGCTGATCAGCGAGGACTATGTGGTCCGCATCGATGCCGATACCCAGATCGACCCGCAATCCCTGCGGCTGGCGATGCGCCATTTTGCCAACGAGACCGTCGGCACGGTCGGCGGCCTGCCACTGCCACTCAAGCGCACGGGGCTGCTGGACAAGTTCCGCACCATCGAAGTGCTCAACCGCCACGGCTATTTCCAGGTCGCGCTGGGTGCCTTCAACGGCATTCTGGGCATTCCGGGCATGTTCTGCATCTATCGGCGTGACGTGCTGATGGAGGCCGGCGGCATTGTCGAGGAAATGAATGGCGAGGACACCGACATTGTCCTGCGCATGACCAATCTGGGCTATCGCGCCGTTTCCGATCCGCGGGTCAAATTCCGTACCGAAGTGCCCGACAGCATGGAATTCCTGCGCGAGCAGCGGACCCGCTGGTTCCGCAGCCTCTATCATGTCACCGCGCACAATCGCGAAATGCTGTTCCAGGGCAATCTGATCACCGGGGCGGTGGTGCTGCCCTTCACGCTGATGAATGGCGCGCGCCGGGCGATGATGGCGCCGCTGGCGATCTATGGTGTCGTGCTGTTCTTCATGTTCGGAGGGATTTACGACCACCCGCATCTGACCACGGTGCTGGCGGTCATGTTCGGCATGCCCTTCATCATGGCCTGCGCGGTGGTCGCCTTCTGGCGCCGCCCGGACCTGATCCTCTACATGCCGGCCTATATGGCCTTCCGGCTGCTGCGCTCCTACTACACGCTGGGCGCAACGCTGACGCTGGTCTATCCGGGCTCGTCAAAGGATCGTCGTTTCGATCCGCCCAAGCCGCTGGCCGTGCCGGCGGAAGAGCGGGTCGGGCTGGTCGAGAAGCCACCGATCATCGCCGAGTAG
- a CDS encoding glutathione S-transferase: MITVHHLNNSRSQRILWLLEEADLDYEIKKYMRDATTMRAPQALRDVHPLGKSPVISDGETVIAESGAIVEYLVDTYAPALKPEAGTPAYRDYVYWMHFAEGSLMTPLLLKLISDQMPKSKAPFFVKPVIRQVAARLRSSFVDPELASLFGFIESYLEGREWIAGDAFSGADIQLTFPLEAAAARGGLDERYPNLKAYVARMQARPAYKAAIERGGAYGIVGS, translated from the coding sequence ATGATCACCGTCCACCACCTCAACAATTCCCGCTCGCAGCGCATTCTCTGGCTGCTTGAAGAAGCCGACCTGGATTACGAGATCAAGAAATACATGCGCGACGCGACCACCATGCGCGCGCCGCAGGCTCTGCGTGACGTCCACCCGCTCGGCAAGTCTCCGGTCATTTCGGACGGCGAGACTGTCATCGCCGAATCCGGCGCGATCGTGGAATACCTGGTCGACACCTATGCCCCCGCCCTCAAGCCGGAAGCCGGGACGCCCGCCTATCGCGACTATGTCTACTGGATGCATTTCGCCGAGGGCTCCTTGATGACGCCCCTGCTGCTCAAGCTGATCAGCGACCAGATGCCCAAATCCAAGGCGCCCTTCTTCGTCAAGCCGGTCATCCGCCAGGTAGCGGCCCGGCTCCGGTCCAGCTTTGTCGATCCGGAACTGGCCTCTCTGTTCGGCTTTATCGAGTCGTACCTTGAGGGACGGGAATGGATTGCCGGTGACGCCTTCAGCGGCGCCGACATCCAGCTGACTTTCCCGCTGGAGGCCGCCGCTGCCCGGGGCGGGCTCGACGAGCGCTACCCCAATCTGAAAGCCTATGTCGCCCGCATGCAGGCCCGCCCGGCCTACAAGGCCGCGATCGAGCGCGGTGGCGCCTACGGCATCGTCGGCAGCTGA
- a CDS encoding glutathione S-transferase family protein, with protein MKFFDYKAAPSPRRARILMAEKGIDIEIEQIDLGARAQFDPAFKAINPRCTVPALQLDDGTVLCDNASIARYFEEIYPDPPMLGRTPVEKALVAEWLARVEGEGLMGVAEALRNRSEFFKDSSVTGPNRYAQVPELIERGRARATACLHDLDTRLGEAAYLAGDAFSAADIAAFVFVDFTAWIKLPMPEGLDNLARWREAVAARPSIEA; from the coding sequence ATGAAATTCTTTGACTACAAGGCTGCACCCAGCCCGCGCCGGGCCCGTATCCTGATGGCCGAGAAGGGCATTGATATCGAGATCGAGCAAATCGATCTGGGTGCCCGCGCCCAGTTTGACCCCGCCTTCAAGGCGATCAATCCGCGCTGTACCGTGCCGGCCCTCCAGCTCGATGACGGGACCGTCCTTTGCGACAACGCATCGATCGCCCGCTATTTCGAGGAAATCTATCCGGACCCGCCGATGTTGGGCCGGACACCGGTTGAAAAGGCTCTGGTCGCCGAGTGGCTGGCGCGGGTCGAGGGGGAAGGGCTGATGGGCGTCGCCGAAGCGCTGCGCAACCGGTCCGAATTCTTCAAGGATTCCTCGGTTACCGGCCCCAATCGCTATGCCCAGGTGCCCGAGCTGATCGAGCGGGGGCGGGCGCGGGCGACGGCCTGCCTGCACGATCTCGACACCCGTCTGGGTGAGGCGGCCTATCTGGCCGGCGACGCGTTCAGCGCGGCCGATATCGCCGCCTTCGTCTTTGTCGACTTCACCGCCTGGATCAAGCTGCCCATGCCGGAAGGCCTGGACAATCTGGCCCGCTGGCGCGAAGCGGTGGCGGCGCGGCCGAGCATCGAGGCCTGA
- a CDS encoding pirin family protein — protein MITQKFAGKPKDLGGFGVRRVLPFARQRMVGPFIFFDQMGPAEFAPGQGIDVRPHPHIGLATVTYLFEGALGHRDSLGEDLVIRPGDVNWMTAGRGVVHSERTPAPERAAGHRMFGIQTWVALPEDKENIAPAFHHHKAATLPVIERGDSRFDLILGNAWDRTAPVEVFSPIFYLHGLMPAGSGTDLDIDHAERAVYVVEGEVTLDGEPVAAGEMAVLEAGSVGHLMASTDSRVMLCGGDNLGPRHINWNFVAADRAAISEARQDWSDAARAGFPTGGRFALPPGETEHIPLPD, from the coding sequence ATGATCACCCAGAAGTTCGCAGGAAAGCCCAAGGATCTTGGCGGGTTCGGCGTTCGCCGCGTGCTGCCCTTTGCCCGCCAGCGCATGGTCGGGCCCTTCATCTTTTTCGACCAGATGGGCCCGGCCGAATTCGCGCCCGGCCAGGGAATCGATGTCCGGCCCCATCCCCATATCGGCCTGGCAACGGTCACCTATCTGTTCGAAGGCGCGCTGGGCCATCGCGACAGCCTCGGCGAAGACCTGGTGATCCGTCCCGGTGATGTGAACTGGATGACCGCCGGGCGGGGTGTGGTCCATTCCGAGCGAACGCCGGCGCCCGAGCGCGCGGCGGGCCATCGCATGTTCGGCATCCAGACCTGGGTCGCCCTGCCGGAGGACAAGGAGAACATCGCGCCGGCCTTCCACCATCACAAGGCCGCCACCCTGCCCGTGATCGAACGGGGCGATAGTCGTTTCGACCTCATTCTCGGTAACGCCTGGGACCGGACAGCACCGGTCGAGGTGTTCTCGCCAATCTTCTACCTGCATGGCCTGATGCCGGCCGGCAGCGGCACCGACCTCGATATCGACCATGCCGAGCGGGCGGTCTATGTGGTGGAGGGTGAGGTGACGCTGGATGGCGAGCCGGTCGCTGCCGGAGAGATGGCGGTGCTGGAGGCGGGATCCGTCGGACATCTCATGGCCAGCACGGACAGCCGCGTCATGCTGTGCGGCGGCGACAATCTGGGTCCGCGCCATATCAACTGGAATTTCGTCGCCGCCGACCGTGCAGCGATCAGCGAAGCCCGACAGGACTGGTCGGACGCTGCCCGCGCCGGCTTCCCGACGGGCGGGCGGTTCGCCCTGCCGCCCGGTGAGACCGAGCACATTCCCCTGCCCGACTGA
- a CDS encoding DUF2891 domain-containing protein, whose translation MLSRTFFVTIANFAFLCSNIAEAQAETAPPVQESHFLELALDCVDREYPNKISHVLQDDSDARTPRDMHPAFYGCYDWHSAVHGHWLIVRLLRGGLDADAELAATAALDRHLTPEAMVGEVAYFAREGTASFERPYGLAWLLQLGTELREWEDPRARRWAAALEPLESVVADRYRSWLPNLAYPIRIGTHNQSAFGFALALDWTRTVGDEALEAQLVEASLTFHRDDRACPISYEPSGEDFLSPCLMEADLMRRVLDEGAYSQWLTDFLPGIPTDGSAGWLEPGVVLDPSDGKLVHLDGVNLSRAWNLEAIADALPQGDPRRASLMAASARHAESGIASVTGDDYAGGHWLASFATYLTTQRALEAPIGR comes from the coding sequence ATGTTATCGCGAACATTTTTTGTAACAATCGCAAATTTTGCTTTTCTTTGCAGCAACATCGCCGAGGCCCAGGCCGAGACAGCTCCGCCGGTGCAGGAATCGCATTTTCTCGAGCTGGCCCTGGACTGTGTTGACCGCGAATACCCGAACAAGATCTCCCATGTCCTGCAGGACGACTCGGACGCCCGCACGCCGCGCGACATGCACCCCGCCTTTTACGGTTGTTATGACTGGCATTCCGCCGTGCATGGGCACTGGTTGATTGTCCGCTTGCTGCGCGGTGGTCTGGATGCCGATGCCGAGCTGGCCGCGACCGCCGCGCTGGACCGGCACCTGACGCCGGAAGCCATGGTCGGCGAAGTGGCCTATTTCGCCCGCGAAGGGACGGCTTCGTTCGAACGCCCCTACGGGCTGGCCTGGCTGCTGCAGCTGGGAACCGAATTGCGGGAGTGGGAAGATCCGCGGGCGCGGCGCTGGGCGGCGGCACTGGAACCGCTGGAAAGCGTGGTTGCCGACCGCTATCGCAGCTGGTTGCCCAATCTTGCCTATCCGATCCGTATCGGCACCCACAACCAGTCCGCTTTCGGCTTTGCCCTGGCGCTGGATTGGACCCGTACCGTGGGCGACGAGGCGCTGGAGGCGCAGCTGGTCGAAGCGAGCCTGACCTTCCACCGCGATGACCGGGCCTGCCCCATCAGCTATGAGCCGTCCGGCGAGGACTTCCTGTCTCCCTGTTTGATGGAGGCGGACCTGATGCGGCGCGTGCTGGACGAGGGCGCCTATTCGCAGTGGCTGACGGACTTCCTGCCCGGCATTCCGACCGACGGCTCGGCTGGCTGGCTGGAACCGGGCGTCGTGCTCGATCCCAGCGATGGCAAGCTGGTCCATCTTGACGGGGTCAACCTGTCGCGGGCCTGGAATCTCGAAGCCATCGCCGACGCCCTGCCGCAGGGGGATCCGCGTCGTGCCAGCCTGATGGCGGCCTCGGCGCGCCATGCCGAGAGCGGCATCGCGTCGGTCACCGGCGATGATTATGCCGGCGGTCACTGGCTGGCCAGTTTCGCGACTTATCTGACCACCCAGCGCGCCCTTGAGGCGCCGATCGGCCGATAA
- a CDS encoding M20/M25/M40 family metallo-hydrolase, whose protein sequence is MKSIIALGMTVFLSAEILAQDGFVLPAGDADTAQALVETALDSDLAWDIVESLTTSVGPRLAGSEAEARARAWGEELGRELGFDRVSVEPFTMEFWERGEMEIVMTAPYEQALYGSALGGSGRSPFLGAVNAEIVYFRNIDALTAIEDGALDGKIAFVDGDAMVPSQTGAGYGPSNQRRRIGWQHAERGGAEALVVRSVGSDSHRMPHTGMMSSMDGEWADIPVIAVSNPDADHLRRLHNSGEAIEMRIRSTAGWRGEVTSGNVVLDLIGRENPDEIVLIGGHLDSWDQGTGAVDDGAGVAITTAAAALIAQLPQRPRRTIRVVMFGAEEVGLLGARAYAEQHADEIGNHVLATESDFGARTVWQLVSNVSDEGTPAIDAVGDIIGPLGIVRGGSNVPGGGPDIIPLAMQGVPTVRLSQNGSDYFDLHHTPDDTLDKIDPDELAQNVAAYVALVYLAAELDVDFRSATEDE, encoded by the coding sequence ATGAAATCAATTATCGCGCTTGGAATGACAGTCTTTCTGTCTGCGGAAATACTGGCCCAGGACGGCTTTGTCCTGCCGGCCGGGGACGCCGATACGGCGCAGGCCCTGGTCGAGACGGCGCTGGACAGTGATCTGGCCTGGGACATTGTCGAATCGCTGACCACCAGCGTCGGTCCCCGTCTTGCCGGCTCCGAGGCCGAGGCCCGGGCCCGTGCCTGGGGTGAGGAACTGGGTCGCGAGCTCGGTTTTGACCGGGTCAGTGTCGAGCCGTTCACGATGGAATTCTGGGAGCGCGGCGAGATGGAAATCGTCATGACCGCGCCCTATGAGCAGGCCCTGTATGGCTCGGCTCTTGGTGGTTCCGGCCGGTCGCCTTTCCTGGGGGCGGTGAATGCGGAGATCGTCTATTTCCGCAATATCGATGCACTGACCGCCATTGAGGATGGGGCGCTGGACGGCAAGATCGCGTTTGTTGACGGTGATGCCATGGTGCCCAGCCAGACCGGTGCCGGCTATGGCCCGTCAAACCAGCGCCGCCGTATCGGCTGGCAGCACGCCGAGCGTGGCGGTGCCGAGGCCCTCGTGGTGCGCTCGGTCGGCTCGGACAGCCATCGCATGCCCCATACCGGCATGATGAGCTCCATGGATGGCGAGTGGGCCGATATTCCGGTCATCGCGGTCTCCAATCCGGACGCAGACCATCTGCGCCGGCTGCACAATTCGGGTGAAGCGATCGAGATGCGGATCCGCTCGACCGCCGGTTGGCGGGGCGAGGTGACCAGCGGCAATGTCGTGCTGGATCTGATCGGCCGCGAGAACCCTGACGAGATCGTCCTGATCGGCGGTCATCTCGACAGTTGGGACCAGGGTACAGGCGCGGTCGATGACGGTGCCGGTGTCGCCATCACGACGGCTGCCGCAGCGCTGATCGCGCAATTGCCGCAGCGCCCGCGCCGGACCATTCGTGTCGTGATGTTCGGGGCCGAGGAAGTCGGCCTTCTCGGTGCCCGCGCCTATGCCGAACAGCATGCCGACGAGATCGGCAATCATGTGCTGGCAACTGAATCCGATTTCGGTGCCCGGACCGTCTGGCAGCTTGTTTCGAATGTCTCGGATGAAGGCACGCCGGCGATCGATGCGGTGGGCGACATTATCGGCCCGCTCGGGATTGTCCGCGGGGGATCAAACGTGCCCGGTGGTGGACCGGACATCATCCCGCTGGCCATGCAGGGCGTGCCGACGGTGCGTTTGAGTCAGAATGGCAGCGATTATTTCGACCTGCATCACACGCCGGATGACACGCTCGACAAGATCGATCCGGATGAGCTGGCCCAGAACGTCGCGGCCTATGTGGCGCTGGTTTATCTCGCCGCCGAACTGGATGTGGATTTCCGGTCGGCGACCGAAGACGAATAG